A section of the Pediococcus inopinatus genome encodes:
- a CDS encoding Cof-type HAD-IIB family hydrolase: MPIRLIALDVDDTLLNSKGELLPSTITAVKAAIAQGIKVVLCTGRPLVGVAHFLQQLEIYGDDQYVITYNGAVIESVAGKVIAKHLVENNYYRKMTEFGQQHQIPFNVLDEDGTIYTADHDVNAITVVQAWENSAGILIRKPEELPANFQIAKGLFVGDEKLLDNIQPLVTKTFGDELSVIRAAKPFLELMHPGVNKGQALKNLASILKLDANDVMVAGDEGNDIAMFDYAGTAVAMGNGSDLAKSHANFVTGTNDDGGLANAIKKFALV; the protein is encoded by the coding sequence ATGCCAATTCGTTTAATAGCTTTAGATGTCGATGATACTCTCCTAAATTCCAAGGGTGAGCTTTTACCCAGCACCATTACAGCAGTTAAGGCAGCTATTGCTCAAGGAATTAAAGTCGTGCTCTGTACTGGCCGTCCCCTTGTCGGCGTTGCTCATTTTCTTCAACAATTAGAAATCTATGGTGATGATCAATATGTAATTACTTATAATGGTGCTGTCATTGAATCTGTAGCTGGAAAAGTAATCGCAAAGCACCTTGTTGAAAATAACTATTATCGAAAAATGACCGAATTCGGCCAACAACATCAAATTCCTTTTAATGTTTTGGATGAGGACGGTACAATTTATACCGCCGATCATGATGTAAATGCCATTACCGTCGTGCAGGCTTGGGAAAACAGTGCGGGGATTTTGATCCGCAAACCCGAAGAATTGCCGGCTAATTTCCAGATTGCCAAAGGTTTGTTTGTCGGGGACGAAAAGTTATTAGACAATATCCAACCATTGGTCACAAAAACATTCGGTGATGAACTCTCTGTCATACGTGCGGCAAAACCCTTTTTAGAGTTAATGCATCCAGGTGTGAATAAAGGTCAAGCATTAAAAAACCTGGCATCTATTTTAAAACTTGATGCAAACGACGTGATGGTCGCCGGTGATGAAGGAAATGATATCGCAATGTTCGACTATGCTGGAACCGCGGTGGCAATGGGCAACGGTAGTGACCTTGCAAAATCACATGCTAATTTCGTGACAGGTACCAATGATGACGGTGGATTGGCCAATGCCATTAAGAAATTTGCACTAGTCTAG
- a CDS encoding matrixin family metalloprotease, which translates to MRRRAFVWIIIIIAGLYFSTKTNIQETAKNLYADSKQEISKVISAINSQPITNEIKVDPNSNASNSSSANTTTQNATATENVIQGHKLSNVYYYHFATNVPKNVRNAFLEAVKIYNQTGLVKLVAGTGTQRQNQIKFSVYSKTMTSSQQGVIELGLGGPEIIQQTGLNAYTVNHASASLNTHYSSAVHLSVAVHELGHALGLAHSGSKDSVMYPVDQGKTTLSAADIEGLKVIYK; encoded by the coding sequence GTGAGACGTAGAGCTTTTGTATGGATAATAATTATTATTGCCGGATTGTATTTCTCGACAAAAACAAATATTCAAGAGACAGCAAAAAACCTATATGCCGATAGCAAGCAAGAAATTAGCAAGGTTATCTCTGCTATAAATTCACAGCCAATAACCAATGAAATTAAAGTTGATCCGAATAGTAACGCTTCAAATAGTTCTAGCGCCAACACTACCACGCAAAACGCAACGGCGACAGAAAATGTTATTCAAGGTCATAAGTTGTCAAACGTTTATTATTATCATTTTGCAACTAACGTACCTAAAAATGTGCGAAATGCTTTTTTAGAAGCAGTTAAAATTTATAATCAGACGGGATTGGTAAAGCTGGTTGCGGGTACTGGTACACAGAGACAAAATCAAATTAAATTTTCTGTTTATAGTAAAACCATGACCTCTTCTCAACAAGGTGTAATTGAATTAGGGCTTGGTGGCCCAGAAATAATTCAACAAACTGGTTTGAATGCTTATACAGTTAATCATGCTAGTGCTAGTTTGAATACCCATTATTCATCAGCTGTTCACCTTTCAGTTGCAGTCCATGAACTGGGCCATGCATTGGGCTTGGCTCACAGTGGTAGTAAGGACTCAGTTATGTATCCGGTTGATCAAGGGAAAACAACTTTATCGGCAGCAGATATTGAAGGACTTAAAGTAATATACAAATAA
- a CDS encoding GW dipeptide domain-containing protein, whose product MPKSNYASKRRYTGKSYAGKTVQVDMTGVIEGTKTPYYRCYYNGQLLGWIYGSALSA is encoded by the coding sequence ATTCCTAAAAGTAACTATGCGTCTAAACGCAGGTATACTGGTAAGTCATACGCAGGCAAAACTGTCCAAGTAGATATGACAGGCGTTATTGAAGGAACAAAAACGCCATATTACCGCTGTTATTACAATGGTCAATTATTGGGTTGGATTTACGGAAGTGCTTTGAGTGCTTAA
- a CDS encoding glucosaminidase domain-containing protein: MHKRWLPFISFLILLSTVAVLGSNSKTVHADSPQAFISRLKPDVQSVSSKYNLYGSLMMAQAACESAWGQSQLAIKGNNYFGIKGTYNGKSITMRTAEYTSAGKLYYTNAAFRKYPNVKASLNDNGKVLRNGTAWNSSYYKGTWKENAKTPEAAANYLTGRYATAPSYAKSLISIIKGYNLHNLIDGVSVKYTKQNMSKQVKLSPGHNFYNHIPGSTYSSKLTHYGTTYKGKTITIDNSGVKKGTKTPYYRCYYKGKLIGWIYSTAVVNVTKYTSTYKVATVSNSPKNDFYNHVTSSVYSTKRTHYGTTYRGKNVTIDNQAVRAGTKTPYYRCYYNGKLIGWVYGGALTGVRYLNTTYTSQTLTEQSRLCLGMIFTHIFLKVTMRLNAGILVSHTQAKLSK, translated from the coding sequence ATGCATAAACGGTGGTTACCATTTATTTCATTCTTAATATTACTTTCGACAGTTGCTGTTTTGGGTTCAAACTCAAAGACCGTTCACGCAGATTCACCACAAGCTTTTATTTCGCGACTAAAGCCTGATGTTCAAAGCGTTTCATCAAAGTACAATTTGTATGGTTCTTTGATGATGGCACAGGCGGCTTGTGAGAGTGCCTGGGGTCAGAGCCAATTGGCTATTAAAGGTAATAATTATTTTGGGATCAAAGGTACATATAACGGTAAATCGATAACGATGCGGACAGCAGAATACACTTCAGCTGGAAAATTATATTATACAAATGCAGCCTTTCGTAAATATCCTAATGTCAAAGCTTCCTTAAATGACAATGGAAAAGTTTTACGAAATGGAACGGCTTGGAACTCTTCTTATTACAAGGGAACTTGGAAAGAGAATGCTAAAACGCCTGAAGCAGCGGCTAATTACCTAACGGGTCGGTATGCAACAGCGCCTTCTTATGCGAAAAGTTTAATTAGCATTATTAAGGGTTATAATTTACACAATTTGATTGATGGTGTGAGCGTCAAATACACTAAGCAAAATATGTCGAAGCAAGTTAAGCTAAGTCCGGGGCATAATTTTTATAATCATATTCCCGGAAGTACTTACAGTTCTAAACTTACCCATTATGGGACGACTTATAAGGGTAAAACGATAACAATTGATAATTCGGGTGTTAAAAAGGGTACCAAAACGCCGTACTATCGTTGTTATTACAAAGGAAAACTTATTGGCTGGATTTATTCGACGGCAGTTGTAAATGTGACAAAATATACTTCCACATATAAAGTTGCTACAGTGAGTAATTCACCAAAGAACGATTTTTACAATCATGTAACTTCCAGTGTTTATTCTACAAAACGCACACATTATGGCACAACTTATCGCGGTAAAAATGTGACGATTGATAATCAAGCTGTTCGTGCTGGCACAAAGACACCATATTATCGTTGCTATTACAACGGAAAGCTAATTGGCTGGGTTTATGGCGGAGCTTTGACAGGTGTTCGTTATCTAAATACTACGTATACAAGTCAAACTCTGACAGAACAGTCAAGGCTGTGCCTGGGCATGATTTTTACACACATATTCCTAAAAGTAACTATGCGTCTAAACGCAGGTATACTGGTAAGTCATACGCAGGCAAAACTGTCCAAGTAG
- the glmS gene encoding glutamine--fructose-6-phosphate transaminase (isomerizing), translating into MCGIVGVTGRKDSVEILVSGLEKLEYRGYDSAGIYVNDAQKQAHLVKARGKIADLKKKLTPEIQGTTGIGHTRWATNGVPSIENAHPQFSTDERFYLVHNGVIENYEELKAEYLSDLTFVSQTDTEVVVQLVDRFVVRDGLTTKEAFKKTLSLLKGSSYAFLLMDYEDPETLYVAKNKSPLLIGIGKNFNVVCSDALAMLNVTKDFLELHDGEMVVVTPKKVEITNQNGDTIQRKSFHVDLDPKEADRGTYPYYMLKEVDEQPAVLHRIQNAYFDTDDMPLLPANLLAEMQKADRLYIVGAGTSYHAGLVGQRLFEKLTKIPTEVVLASEFAYADPMLSKHPFFIFLTQSGETADSRQVLVRANEEWHAPSLTITNVENSTLYREATYQLLLNAGPEIAVASTKAYTAQIAVEAVVAKALGVALKISTAQDFKLNHELSLAANAIQAIVDEKATIKAIAHRDLETTRNAFYIGRGVDYFVALEAALKLKEISYIQAEGFASGELKHGTIALIEDKTPVIAIVTQEKTASHTRSNIQEVKSRGAQVSIIVSKNLAKPGDDIVIPSLSELLLPLVSVVPAQLLAYYASLERGYNVDQPRNLAKSVTVE; encoded by the coding sequence ATGTGCGGAATTGTTGGTGTTACAGGAAGAAAAGATTCAGTGGAAATCCTGGTTTCTGGTTTAGAAAAGCTTGAATATCGTGGTTATGATTCGGCTGGAATTTATGTGAATGATGCCCAGAAACAGGCTCATTTAGTTAAGGCCAGAGGAAAAATTGCAGATCTAAAGAAAAAGCTGACTCCCGAGATTCAAGGGACAACTGGGATTGGACATACCAGATGGGCAACAAATGGTGTTCCAAGTATTGAAAATGCTCACCCACAATTTTCCACAGATGAACGTTTTTATTTAGTGCATAATGGAGTTATTGAAAATTATGAAGAATTAAAAGCAGAGTATTTGAGTGACCTGACCTTTGTTAGTCAAACAGATACAGAAGTTGTTGTGCAATTAGTAGATCGGTTCGTGGTACGGGATGGGCTCACAACCAAAGAAGCGTTTAAAAAAACTTTGAGTTTGTTAAAGGGATCTTCTTATGCATTCTTGTTAATGGATTACGAAGATCCAGAAACACTATATGTAGCTAAGAACAAAAGCCCACTTTTGATCGGAATTGGTAAGAATTTTAATGTGGTTTGTAGTGATGCTCTGGCGATGCTGAATGTGACAAAAGATTTTTTGGAGTTACATGATGGTGAAATGGTCGTTGTGACACCAAAAAAAGTTGAGATTACAAATCAAAATGGAGACACGATCCAACGGAAATCTTTCCACGTTGATTTAGATCCCAAAGAGGCTGATCGGGGCACTTATCCATACTATATGCTCAAAGAGGTCGACGAGCAGCCGGCAGTGTTACATCGGATTCAAAATGCTTATTTTGATACAGATGATATGCCACTTTTGCCAGCCAATTTATTAGCAGAAATGCAAAAGGCCGATCGACTTTATATTGTCGGAGCCGGAACAAGCTACCACGCGGGGTTAGTCGGGCAACGCCTATTTGAAAAGCTTACCAAAATTCCAACAGAAGTTGTTCTTGCATCTGAGTTTGCCTATGCTGACCCAATGCTGTCAAAGCATCCATTTTTCATTTTCTTAACCCAAAGTGGTGAAACAGCAGATAGCCGCCAGGTATTGGTCCGGGCTAATGAAGAGTGGCATGCACCGAGTTTGACAATTACTAATGTCGAAAATTCTACATTGTACAGGGAAGCAACCTACCAGTTGTTATTAAATGCAGGTCCTGAAATTGCGGTGGCCTCAACCAAAGCTTATACAGCACAAATTGCAGTTGAAGCAGTAGTGGCTAAAGCATTAGGCGTGGCTCTAAAGATTTCAACAGCACAAGATTTTAAACTGAATCATGAATTGAGCTTAGCGGCAAATGCGATTCAAGCCATTGTGGACGAGAAGGCAACCATTAAGGCCATCGCACATCGAGACTTGGAAACCACCCGAAATGCCTTTTATATTGGACGTGGGGTTGATTACTTTGTTGCCTTAGAAGCAGCTTTGAAATTAAAAGAAATTTCGTATATTCAAGCTGAAGGCTTTGCTTCTGGTGAATTGAAACATGGCACAATTGCATTAATTGAAGATAAGACACCAGTGATTGCAATTGTGACACAAGAAAAGACTGCCAGTCATACAAGAAGCAATATTCAAGAAGTTAAATCACGTGGTGCGCAAGTTTCAATAATTGTTTCCAAAAATTTAGCTAAACCTGGGGATGATATAGTGATTCCGAGTCTTTCAGAATTGTTATTGCCCCTTGTGAGTGTGGTTCCTGCACAATTATTGGCTTATTACGCGAGTTTGGAGCGCGGATATAATGTTGATCAACCTAGAAATTTGGCAAAAAGTGTCACTGTTGAATAA
- the glmM gene encoding phosphoglucosamine mutase — translation MALKYFGTDGVRGIANESLTPEMAFQLGRTGGYVLTEHAENTDSQPRVLVSRDTRISGQLLETALISGLLSVGIEVLDMGVVTTPGVAYLVRKQEADAGVMITASHNPVQDNGIKFFGSDGYKLSDELEGEIEVLIDKETDELPRPSAEGLGTENDYPEGALKYTQFLEQTIPDDLDGLHICVDSANGATSGFVSQIFADLGAEFDTMATSPNGLNINANVGSTHPEGLQKFVVEKGADIGVAFDGDGDRCIAVDEKGNIVDGDKIMYICGKYLSKRGRLKKDTVVTTVMSNLGLYKALEANDLHSVQTQVGDRYVVEEMLKNGYNVGGEQSGHVVFLDFNTTGDGMLTALQLMNIVKQTGKKLSELADEVKTYPQKLVNVRVQDKKAALKNEKILAIIKTVEDEMAGEGRVLVRPSGTEDLLRVMAEAATKEEVSAYVDRIVDVVRAEVGVTE, via the coding sequence ATGGCTTTGAAATATTTTGGAACAGATGGTGTACGAGGAATCGCAAACGAGAGCTTAACCCCAGAAATGGCTTTTCAATTAGGCCGGACTGGTGGTTATGTTTTAACAGAACATGCTGAAAATACGGACTCACAACCAAGAGTTTTAGTTTCTCGAGACACGAGAATTTCAGGACAATTATTAGAAACAGCTTTAATTTCTGGGTTGCTTTCCGTGGGCATTGAAGTTTTGGATATGGGAGTTGTCACAACACCAGGAGTTGCTTATTTAGTTCGTAAACAAGAGGCCGATGCAGGCGTTATGATTACAGCCTCACATAACCCTGTTCAGGATAACGGGATTAAGTTTTTTGGTTCAGATGGTTACAAATTATCAGATGAATTAGAAGGCGAAATTGAGGTTTTAATTGATAAAGAAACTGATGAATTGCCACGCCCTTCAGCTGAAGGACTGGGTACGGAAAATGATTATCCAGAAGGAGCTCTTAAGTATACACAATTTTTAGAGCAAACAATTCCAGATGATTTAGATGGCTTGCACATCTGCGTAGATTCCGCAAATGGGGCAACCAGTGGATTTGTCTCTCAAATCTTTGCTGATTTGGGTGCTGAATTTGACACAATGGCTACTTCACCAAATGGATTAAATATTAATGCCAATGTGGGATCAACGCATCCAGAGGGCTTACAAAAATTTGTTGTAGAAAAAGGCGCTGACATTGGTGTTGCCTTCGATGGTGATGGTGATCGTTGTATTGCAGTCGATGAAAAGGGAAATATTGTTGATGGCGATAAAATCATGTACATCTGTGGAAAATATCTTAGTAAACGGGGACGTTTAAAGAAGGACACGGTTGTCACGACTGTTATGAGTAATCTGGGCTTGTATAAGGCTCTTGAAGCAAATGATCTCCACTCAGTCCAAACACAAGTTGGAGACCGTTACGTGGTTGAAGAGATGCTAAAGAATGGGTATAACGTTGGTGGTGAACAATCAGGGCACGTTGTATTTCTTGATTTTAATACCACTGGTGATGGCATGTTAACTGCCTTACAACTTATGAACATTGTTAAACAAACAGGTAAGAAACTATCCGAGTTAGCTGACGAAGTGAAAACTTATCCACAAAAGTTGGTTAATGTAAGAGTCCAAGATAAAAAAGCTGCATTAAAAAACGAAAAAATCCTAGCAATTATCAAAACTGTTGAAGATGAGATGGCTGGTGAAGGTCGCGTCTTAGTTCGTCCTAGTGGAACTGAGGACTTGTTGCGAGTTATGGCAGAGGCAGCTACAAAAGAAGAGGTTTCAGCTTACGTGGATCGGATTGTTGATGTTGTACGTGCTGAGGTCGGCGTAACTGAATAA
- a CDS encoding CdaR family protein, with product MKAFWKERWVYRILALILAVLLFTYVKSDQTSLNNTASNGSSSDATLMANKTKTLTVPLELDVNSSKYLVSGYPSKVKVKITGPSALVTTTTNTQNFKAYVSLRKLGVGKHKVQIKEEGLNKELAYSFDPQSINVTIANRKTKTFAIQPEVNKDVIAKGYEAKAAILRSQTVTATGSVSEINRITQVIAKINLPNNTKKEITTQVLLQALDNNGNTVNVILDPQAVSVTVPVQKSASSSDSSDESSAESFSTSADNKRNGSTSGSSKTSSSSSSSSASTSSSTSASDSSSSN from the coding sequence ATGAAAGCTTTTTGGAAAGAACGATGGGTTTACCGGATCTTGGCCCTGATCCTAGCAGTTCTCCTCTTTACATACGTAAAGTCGGATCAGACAAGTTTAAACAACACGGCTTCAAATGGAAGCTCTAGTGATGCGACGCTAATGGCCAACAAAACAAAAACTTTGACGGTACCGCTCGAATTGGATGTAAATAGTTCTAAATATTTAGTTAGTGGTTATCCTTCAAAGGTTAAAGTTAAGATTACAGGGCCTAGTGCTTTGGTAACCACGACGACAAATACACAGAATTTTAAAGCTTATGTGTCATTGCGAAAACTAGGCGTTGGCAAACATAAAGTGCAGATCAAAGAAGAGGGTTTGAATAAAGAACTAGCCTATAGTTTTGATCCGCAGTCTATCAATGTGACGATTGCTAATCGAAAAACAAAAACTTTTGCCATTCAACCAGAAGTCAATAAAGATGTTATTGCCAAAGGCTACGAAGCTAAAGCGGCAATTCTGCGATCACAAACGGTCACAGCAACGGGATCTGTTTCAGAAATTAATCGAATTACACAGGTAATTGCAAAAATTAATTTACCTAATAATACAAAAAAAGAAATTACTACTCAGGTTCTACTTCAGGCGTTAGATAATAATGGGAATACAGTGAATGTTATTTTGGATCCACAAGCGGTCAGCGTCACTGTACCGGTACAAAAATCGGCAAGCTCATCAGATAGCAGTGACGAATCGTCAGCGGAATCATTTAGTACTTCAGCAGATAACAAACGAAATGGGTCGACTAGCGGGAGTAGTAAGACAAGTTCTTCGTCTTCATCCAGTTCGGCAAGCACTTCAAGTAGCACTAGTGCTTCAGATTCTTCGAGTTCAAACTAA
- the cdaA gene encoding diadenylate cyclase CdaA — MNFAWNQLITLHNFMNLVDILVVWFVIYELIMLVRGTKAVQLFRGIVVIILIKVVSVLLGLSTVSWIMDQVINWGVIAMVVIFQPEIRRGLEHLGRGSMFVKNKTKNEAETRMIAALDKAIQYMSKRRIGALITIQMDTGLEEYIETGIALDADITGELLINIFIPNTPLHDGAVIIKDNKIAVAAAYLPLSQSTMIPKELGTRHRAAVGISEVTDSVTVVVSEETGEVSITKDNELLRSMTQEDYLRYFRDQFLSDEEPESRNIVQDFVEGLVTFFKGGPKK; from the coding sequence ATGAATTTTGCTTGGAATCAACTGATTACCCTACATAATTTTATGAACCTAGTCGACATTCTTGTGGTGTGGTTTGTGATCTATGAATTAATCATGTTGGTAAGAGGAACAAAGGCTGTTCAACTCTTTCGAGGAATTGTAGTTATTATCTTAATTAAGGTAGTCAGCGTTCTCCTAGGATTAAGTACAGTTTCATGGATTATGGACCAGGTGATTAATTGGGGAGTCATCGCAATGGTTGTGATTTTTCAACCAGAAATCCGCCGTGGCTTGGAACATCTCGGCCGAGGGTCTATGTTTGTAAAAAATAAGACTAAAAACGAAGCCGAAACACGCATGATTGCGGCTTTAGACAAGGCCATTCAATACATGTCTAAACGCCGAATCGGGGCTTTGATTACGATCCAAATGGATACCGGGTTGGAAGAATATATTGAAACAGGGATTGCTTTGGATGCTGATATCACAGGAGAACTTCTGATCAATATCTTTATTCCTAACACACCATTGCATGATGGGGCAGTTATTATTAAAGATAATAAAATAGCTGTTGCGGCAGCTTATTTGCCACTTTCACAGAGCACAATGATTCCAAAAGAGCTCGGGACGCGTCATCGAGCAGCAGTTGGCATTAGTGAAGTGACGGATTCAGTAACGGTTGTCGTTTCTGAAGAAACTGGCGAGGTTTCTATTACAAAAGATAATGAGCTGCTACGGAGTATGACACAAGAAGATTATCTCCGTTACTTTAGAGATCAATTTCTTAGTGATGAAGAGCCAGAAAGTCGCAACATTGTTCAAGACTTTGTAGAAGGATTGGTGACATTCTTCAAAGGGGGTCCTAAAAAATGA
- a CDS encoding DUF1361 domain-containing protein, whose protein sequence is MMTTKTKWFIRICYGLGLIYIALFVHPPYHFLLLNTFLAYIPIEIAFHIRPNFPRNTGLFWLGILLWLLFYPNAPYLLTDLFHLSLLHPYADTGLIRLSISMWIYYIYMLLAVIPSVILGMGSMMQVTRSIVKRYSIHNQLVEMGIVLVFTTLSSIGIFIGRFLRLHTIYLLISPEWVLKPIFNMWSWQKLAFVFLMTLLQGTIYVVLRVIRNTN, encoded by the coding sequence ATGATGACAACAAAAACTAAATGGTTTATTCGAATTTGCTATGGCTTGGGTTTAATATACATTGCTTTGTTTGTTCACCCACCCTACCATTTCTTACTTCTCAATACATTTTTAGCCTACATTCCAATCGAGATTGCATTTCATATCCGTCCTAATTTTCCGAGAAACACAGGCTTATTTTGGCTGGGAATCTTACTCTGGTTGCTTTTTTATCCGAATGCTCCTTACCTATTGACTGATTTATTTCACTTAAGTTTGCTACATCCCTATGCGGATACTGGACTAATTCGATTATCAATTTCAATGTGGATTTATTATATTTACATGTTATTGGCGGTTATCCCCAGTGTCATACTTGGTATGGGGAGCATGATGCAAGTCACACGGTCAATCGTTAAACGTTACAGTATTCATAATCAGCTTGTTGAAATGGGAATTGTGCTAGTTTTTACCACTTTATCTTCAATTGGAATTTTCATCGGAAGGTTTTTAAGACTTCATACAATATATCTTCTGATTAGTCCCGAATGGGTTTTAAAACCAATCTTTAATATGTGGTCCTGGCAAAAGCTAGCATTCGTTTTCTTGATGACATTATTGCAAGGAACTATCTACGTTGTTTTACGTGTTATTCGCAATACAAACTAA
- a CDS encoding MIP/aquaporin family protein, with product MHYSLLIRAVAEFIGTAFLVILGNGSVANVELKGTKGSKGGWILIGLGYGAGVLIPAMMFGNVSGNQINPAFTLGLAINGMFPWSNVIPYLIAQLTGAIFGQLVVVWCYKPYYNQTEDPIAILGTFSTIDAARSYRDGFVNEFVGTFILVFGALAMTKDIAFKQNIGLANFSVGFLVATLVISMGGATGPALNPVRDLGPRIVHALYPMKNKGGSHWGYSWVPVVAPILAGVLATFIYKTIFI from the coding sequence ATGCATTATAGCTTATTAATTCGTGCTGTAGCTGAGTTTATCGGGACAGCATTTCTAGTCATTTTGGGTAACGGATCCGTCGCCAACGTCGAACTTAAAGGAACGAAGGGTTCTAAAGGTGGGTGGATCTTAATTGGACTAGGGTACGGGGCTGGTGTATTAATTCCTGCAATGATGTTTGGAAATGTTTCTGGAAATCAAATTAATCCGGCTTTTACCTTAGGTTTAGCAATTAACGGAATGTTTCCATGGAGCAATGTGATTCCTTATCTTATAGCTCAACTTACGGGAGCCATCTTTGGCCAATTAGTTGTTGTTTGGTGTTACAAACCTTATTACAATCAAACAGAAGACCCCATCGCTATTCTTGGAACGTTTTCAACAATTGATGCCGCCCGTTCTTATCGTGACGGCTTTGTGAATGAGTTTGTTGGAACTTTCATTTTGGTTTTTGGTGCCCTTGCCATGACAAAAGATATCGCTTTTAAACAAAATATTGGATTAGCCAACTTTTCAGTCGGATTTTTAGTGGCAACTCTAGTTATTTCGATGGGTGGAGCCACGGGGCCTGCCTTGAATCCAGTTCGTGATTTGGGGCCACGAATTGTACATGCTTTATATCCAATGAAAAATAAGGGTGGTTCGCATTGGGGGTATTCATGGGTTCCGGTTGTAGCGCCTATTTTAGCTGGTGTTTTAGCGACATTTATTTATAAAACAATTTTTATCTAA
- the murB gene encoding UDP-N-acetylmuramate dehydrogenase has product MSHEPLSKYTNTKTGGPADYLAFPKTVVQVNELLTWANQQQMPLTIVGNASNLIVRDGGIRGLTIILTQMKEIKVSGSQVVAQAGAALIATTEAAYQAGLTGIEFAAGIPGSVGGAVFMNAGAYGGEISEVVSEAQVLTRKGQIKTLTNHELDFAYRHSSIQDYEDIVLSATFNLAPGNADQIRNRMDELNRLRASKQPLEYPSCGSVFKRPTGYFTGKLIHESGLQGFQIGGAQVSQKHAGFIINVGGATATDYLDVIHHVQGVVFEKFGVHLQTEVRIIGEK; this is encoded by the coding sequence ATGAGCCATGAACCGCTGTCAAAGTATACAAATACTAAAACAGGAGGTCCGGCCGATTATCTTGCTTTTCCAAAAACTGTGGTGCAGGTTAATGAATTACTAACCTGGGCAAACCAGCAACAGATGCCTTTAACAATTGTGGGAAATGCGAGTAATTTGATTGTGCGCGATGGTGGTATTCGCGGACTAACGATTATCCTAACGCAGATGAAAGAAATTAAAGTATCTGGGAGCCAAGTCGTGGCCCAGGCTGGAGCGGCGTTGATTGCGACAACTGAAGCTGCATATCAAGCTGGTTTAACTGGTATTGAGTTTGCAGCCGGCATTCCTGGCAGCGTTGGTGGCGCAGTATTTATGAATGCAGGAGCTTATGGTGGTGAAATTAGTGAAGTGGTTAGCGAAGCACAGGTTTTGACTCGTAAAGGGCAGATCAAAACGTTAACAAATCATGAGCTAGATTTCGCATACCGGCATAGCAGTATTCAGGATTATGAAGATATTGTTTTATCCGCAACTTTTAATTTAGCTCCAGGAAATGCGGATCAAATTCGAAATCGGATGGATGAGTTAAATCGCCTCCGGGCCTCAAAACAGCCCTTAGAATATCCCTCTTGTGGGAGTGTGTTTAAACGGCCAACTGGATATTTTACTGGCAAATTAATTCACGAATCTGGGTTACAAGGATTTCAAATTGGCGGAGCACAAGTTTCACAAAAGCATGCTGGCTTTATCATTAATGTAGGTGGTGCGACGGCAACGGACTATTTGGATGTCATCCATCATGTTCAAGGAGTTGTTTTTGAAAAGTTTGGGGTGCATTTACAAACTGAGGTTAGAATCATTGGGGAAAAATAA